ATTTCTTGTGTACTTACTTGTTGATGTAAGGGTTTATTCCTCTCCTTCCCCTACATTATTCGGTTTGATTTTGCAACATGCTCttaagattttttaaaatcttaattGTTTATGAAGATACTTCCTATGCATAATCAGTATGTTTATTCCCTTTGTTTAAACATGTGTGTAGTTTTTCCTTGATATTAGATTAATTGAGTTTTGCCTGTGCTGCCATGCATATTCAAATGCAGCAACATATTTGCTTGAATCTCTGAAGATAATTTGTTGGTAGACAGGTTGAAGTAGTTTAGTGCTCTTGGCTGATCTCTGTGATTACTTCCCATTTGATAAACTACAGGCatccatttgattcttcaaaaTGGGGTCGCATATGCCAGTTCCTTGTCTCAGCAGGTATATTGGACAAAAGATGTATAGTTGAACCTGAAGAAGCGTCAAGAGAGGATCTTTTAGTGGTAGTTGTCACAAATCTACCCGAATTGTTTTGTGAAGTTTTATTTCTCTCTCATCTTTTCAGCAATATGCAGtgtaaattgttttttattctgaTTGAACAATCAGCTGTAGCTAATTTAATTGAGGTCTTCCTGTGTTAGTAGGTACATTCAGAGAAGTACCTCGATAGTCTTAAAAGCAGCATGACTGTTGCCAAAATTGTGGAGGTATATAAGAAATGAATGCTTTATATTTGAGATTTCTGCTTAATCAATCATTTCTCAGCATCCTTGACCTTTGATCTATGAGTTCTCTGAAGAATGTATTGCTGAAGTTTCATATTTATGTCATTGAGTTGAGTGAAAAGTTGGAAAAAAAATACTTGTTATGTTTCTGAAGATCGAGTTTGGGAGCTGTAGAGATCGAATGTTTATTCTTTGTCCTCATTCAACTTACCCGAGTTATAACTGTTTGAACAAATAGGTTGCTAATGACTTGTTATAGAATCAAATATTCACACTCCCTGTCTATCAAATTCCTGTATACTTATAGATATAGGAGACAGTAAGCATTTTTCTAAATAGCAAGATGGTAAAAATAAGTTCGatgataatattttttgaacttCCTCCCATTGCTACCTAATTTAGAATTCACTGCTTTCTAAGTTTTGTTATTTCACTATTTCTTTCAAAACTCTTCCATGTTCGAGAGAGAAACAGTGCATGGAAAAAAATATGAAGTTTCTGTTGGAGTAGGTTGCAGAATGGAATACCTTGATTATGGTGTTAGGTTGCTTTTACTTCCCTGAATGCGTATCAATATCATGTTGCAATGTATGCTTTTGCTATCTTTTTTACTCGTAATTTATTTGCAGGTTCCACCAGTTGCAATGTTGCCCAATTGTATCATACAGAGAAAAGTTCTTGATCCATTTCGAAAACAGGCATAACAACTATATATTGTAATGATTTTCCATTTTTTACTTCATTCTTCAGTTGGATCTTTTTATATAAGCATGTAATGTAGGTAGGGGGATCTGTTCTGGCTTCAAAGCTTGCAAAAGAGCGAGGGTGGGCCATCAATGTTGGTGGAGGTTTTCATCATTGTTCTGCAGAGAAGGGTAGTGGATTTTGTGCATTTGCAGATATATCTCTCAGCATTCACTTTGCTTTTGTACGGTTAAACATTTCAAGGTAGTGGCTTCTGAAGGGCATATTTTCCGTTAGCAACTTTAAAGGCCTTGTTTAAATTTCATATTTATGGGTTGCAGGGTTATGATTATTGATCTTGATGCACATCAAGGAAATGGTCATGAATTAGATTTTGCTAAAGATCGTAAGATTTGTCGTCTTTGCTGATTAAGTTATTGCTCAATTCTTATGTCATGAAGCAAATATCTCATACTTCCCATATGTGCAGGCAGAGTATACATACTTGATATGTTCAATTCTGAAGTATATCCTTTAGTAAGTCGTTctttttaatgctttttgtAGTCAGTTTTTAGGTTGAGTCTTTTGTCCCACCTTGCTGTTAGTTTGAAGTTCTGTGGAAGATTTGCAAGTAATGTAGTCCGTGGACATTGCAAAGAAGACAAGGGGCCTTTTGTACAGAAGAAAATTATCCCATATATGAGCTACTAAGTTCAAAACAGGTCTATTATCTTTGTATTAGTCAATTAAGGCAATCACAATTTACTAGTTCATTTTGGTGTTTGGAAATAAGTTTAGCCGAGTACAAATAAGATCAGACAAGTACTCTCCGATTGATGAAGTTGAATAAATTTAGGGGTTTTCAGGTGaaagaaaataatcaaaatggtTAGTACTCCTCCCCCACAAAAATACTGTAGATCGGAGATTGACACAAAAGGGGAGTTTGGCATTGATAAGCTTGCCAGGGATAAGATTGTTGGGAGTACTCATCAATATTTCTCCTTTTAGCAATGCGATAGAACGCAGAGGCACAGATGTGTCGGCAAAGATTTTGTTTTTTCATGCTAAAATTCTATAAGTAACCTATCTATTGTTACCTGTTCATCTAATTTTGAATTCATTGATGAGTAAATTACATACTATAGAGGAATAATGCACCTGTGGTCACCCCTCtaatatttgaaataaatgaaTGTTTGAGATTTGTCGCAGGATTTCAATGCCAGGAGGCACATCCATCAGAAAGTTGAACTTCTTGTAAGCCATCAATTAGAAAAGGCTGAAATCATGTTGCTATAAGTTGTCTTCACAGATCAGAAATTAGcaattaattcaatttttctACAGAGTGGAACCACAACGGATGTGTACTTAAAGAAATTGGACGAAGCACTGGAGGTATGTATTACAGTAGTGCCAATATCTACTGAATTTTCTTGTCTTTTCTTTTAAGCTGATCTATTTGAAGGGTTAAGCTATTATTCAGATTCCTTCCTATTTAAGATAATCGTATAAGCGAGATAGCACTTGACAACTGAATGAAATAGGAGGATTGTCATAGATGATCTCAATAATCGCATCTTAATTTTGCTTTTGTGGGATTCATGTATCCGACCTCATCTTAGGATTTAGAGTTTAACATCTTTATTATTGCTGTTGTATAAACTAGATCCCTTTGTGCATTGATTTCAGGTTGCAGGAAGAATGTTCAATCCTGAATTAATCGTATACAATGCAGGAACTGACGTCCTGGATGGAGATCCATTGGGCTGTCTGAGGGTAAGAGAATATTCCATCTTCATTGATATGTTCCCTTTATCCAATTTTTGTTTTGTGATGCTTATGCTTCTATTCTAATACGTTGCCTCTTTTGTATGTATGCATTTTTTTCAATCTAGTCGAAGTCTGTGGCTTTTTTTTTAAGGACGTATTAGATATCATTTTGCATATCTGCTAAAGCTGGATggctaataaagtaataatgtaTGATTTAGACTTTTCAAGAGGTTTAACTAACCTTGCACCTACTGTTCAAAGAATGCTCACCAATTAAGAATTAAGTGTTAAATTTTTACCTTAATTAGTGATGACCGTTCATGAAGGGCTGGAAGAGATGCCCCGGGCATGTTATGATGTCTACTCCTATATCAAATGGGTTTAGTTGAAAGCAATATATTTTAGCAACCCACTGCAAGGCTCCTCTGTCAAAAAGCACTAATAGCCATAATTGCATATGCACCGAGCTATTTGTGATAAGTTGGACTTGTAACTTGTTTGACGTTAATATCTAACAGTGCTTGCTCATCCTATCCTATTTATGTTTTCAGATCAGCCCTGATGGTATCATCAAGAGAGATGAGAAGGTGTTTACATTTGCACGTAGTAAGGGAGTTCCTATACTGATGCTGACATCAGGTTTTATTCTGTCTCAACTTGAACCAAAACTGTAAATTACTAGATTCCATCATTCCAGTGTTGTAATGTAGATTGGCTTGAGAAAAAGTTCCTAGTTTTCCTTAGTAGTGTAATTTCCCTCAATTTTTTCTATGCAACTTCAATTGCAAAGGAAGGTCAGTTTCATCTAAATCCTAAAACCAAACTTTTCCCGTAAACCATCGTGCACCGTGTACGCACAACATCTTATCTGGTTTGGATGAACATTAAGACTAATGCGTTTATATATGGTGCATGATGCCGCTGTAATTGATTAATTGGTTCATGTACTAATCTTTAGAGATTAAGGCTTTATAGTTGTTGCATTGCCGAATTCAACatgggttttttatttttatggagATGCATactcaaaagtcaaaattattGGTTTGTATCTTGTTGCAGGTGGCTATATGAAATCAAGTGCTAGAGTGATTGCGGATTCAATTATTAACTTATCGACAAAGTGCTTGATAGAAATGCAAGGCGAACAAAATACTTCATGAAGCAAAGGTCGAAAATCCAGCTCGGGTGGAATATAATATCTTTTGTGCAAAGAAAATAGTGTTTATAGCGGAAGAAACCCCCTTGTGTACACATAGTTGTAAGCATTTTGCTCTGTAATGTACAATTATAAAGCTTTCagaaaattaaaaacttaaaactaaAAACGCTTCGATGCATTATTGCTTCCATGCATCGAGTCACTTCAGCTTATGCAGTTATGCATATGGTATGGGATATATCTTTAAAATGATCGAAGAACAAGGTTTTAGATTACGTTATAGTAGGTGTTGTATGTGTCAAAAAAATCTTGATGTCTACCTCATATTTTGCTACATTATTCTGGTTAAAAAAGCTCGGAAGAACAATCTAATGGGTTTATGGAAttcatatttagaaaataaaaatactgttatatcaacaaaataattaagaacGAGTGATGGATAGGCTATGTATTTGAAATTTTGCTTGGAATTAGATTACATAAATTTTTGTATGTTTTACCTGAGACATATTTTCTATGTAAGTTGAATAGATtaactaatataaattattggatgagttttttattttaaagtcattTCATCGATAAACTCTCTTACAAGTTACAAGAGTAACTGAGCTCATTACTCATTAGATTATGTGGATTATGGAAGCTATTTTTTGATTCTCAACCTGTTTATGGGCAGATTTGTGTTAGTTTTTTCAAGCTGACTTTTATGGTAGTAGTTTTcctttaaatttgaatcaaataagcaaaattatataaaaaattcttaaactagATATGAggaaacttatttcccaaaataagcatgGAATCTCCAAAGCTATGGTTTAGTTTTGTTCGccgttagtaacagcgaacaaaaaacaAGGTCAATAAAAAGTCAAAgacttttgttcgctgttagtatcAGCAAACAAAGTTGGtggtcaataaaagtcaacatCTTTGTTTTCACTTAGTAAGTGAAAACAAAGatgtttgacttttttgaccaataTCTTTGTGCGctattactaatagcgaacTAATGTGTTGTATATATTGTTTCGGAAACATTTTAATTCATTTGCCCCAAggtcaaacaaaatcaaaactttatTCGTTCTTATCAACAGCGAACAAAGGTTTGACCCTGTTTGACCAAGGCTTcttttgtttgctgttactaacagcgaataaagaGCTTGACTTTTTTACCAGGTCTCCTTTGTTctctattactaacagcgaaaagATTCAAATCACAGTTTTAAAAATTTCGTACTTATTTTAGTAATTAAGTTTCTTCCATATctagtttaagaatttttaatataaatttgcTTATTAAGTTCAAATTTTCGTTTTCCAATGAAGTAGAAATAGGTTTAATTTTCCTTTAAACAAAattcattttgttttcttttattttttcatttactttttgcacatttTTAAAAGTGATTTTTAAGTTACATAATTTCTAAATACGTGCCACAATAATGTCAttcatatatgataaaaaatattacattgagatgaatctaataagattccacataattaattttctcATATACATcttttaaaaaacttatttaaGTTTCTCTATTATTAAAttgaaatattcaaaatatgaaatattagAAAACTGATGGAGTAGGATATTTGTATATTTCACTTAAAAAGGGTGACAACcacttaataatttttttgctaAAATTGTTAAATTACTTTTTACTTTAAAATTGGATCAAGACactaataaacaatcaacacatAAAATTTTACACCTTTGATATTGTCAGGAGAAGTGGAGAACATGACATTGAATAAATGAGGATAAGCAAACATCATTGATACAAAATTCATGTCTTTTTTATGGATAAAATCAATATCACAGATTGTTATATAAAGCAGTCTTATTATAATACGCGTTATATATAGATTAAATAAcctgaataatataaattataagaatttGAACTTTGTATTTTAACGTCTGATCGTGTAATGGTCTTTTTGAGTTTGCAACATTTCTATTTTGAAGTTTGAACAATAGtccaaaattttcttttaatttgatcaATATAATtcatttctctttaatttatccATCCAATTTAATCTCTCTATAAATATctaatataacaaatattagtatttattttatctttaagaacatttcattttctttttggtACTAAAACAAAGTTAAGATCACTAGGTAGTTGTCTAGACTTGATAAATCTTTTCTTTCCAATCTTGAGAACTGTGAGACAAGTCCTTTACTTGATCCGTACAAAGGCAGAAAAATACCCCCAGCTTCAGCCTCAAGGGTTCAGTTATTTTAGACTTTAAAGCATCCCCAAGTTAAGATTTCCTGACCATATCTTTGCTTTTAATGGCCTTTCCTATTTTACGCCTATGCTTacatcattatcatcaccatTTCGGTTCTACCTCAACTTGATATTTCTATTGATTTAGTTGTATTCTGGAGTAATTCCTACCCAATTAGCACTTCTTTTTCATCTCCTACTAGACTTACTTGTAACCAATTTTTAGGATTTTCTTTGGGGTCTCTGGttttttgattcatttcaattCAATAAGGTTTGTGTTATAGAATTAGtataagcttttgattgaattgattccttgacatggtatcagagtcagTGTGACAACAAGTCACGGGTTTCAAATCTCAATCACCTTTCAAATTCAAGTGATATTTTGCACCAGGTATGAGGAGGGCATGTGTTGCATTCACACTTTTAGCCTAAAGGGCTCTCATGTAAGGGGCTTttagggcctcaaccattaccttaaacttttggttaaatTGGTTCTTTTTCATGGTATCGGAAGCCAGCGTGACAAAAGgtcacgagttcgaatctcaaccacccctcatttaaagtggaatattcaacgCCTGTGCGCATCCACATTTCTAGCCCAGTGAATTCTCGTGTGAAACGgcatattagagtatataacatatcttgaggcctcaatcatcaacttacccataaacttaagcttttggttgagttggtttcttaacattttaatataaataaatttttgtcTCAATTTAACTACTATATTTTTACAGATTTGTCGCTTTTCTTTAAGGAAAATCTCACATgttagcatcgaactttcatgaaatgcAAACACgatagcatccaatttatgccttatctaactacCGTAGCATTTTCAGttaaatttttgtcaatttctgtttaattcaccattttgatgtTTCTACCCTTGTTAAATGTTGGttcttatctttataatttaCCCTAAACATTTGAGAGTGTTGATGAATTAGACGTCAAAATgttgaattaaatatttaaaagcataaaaatagtttagggcaaattataaagacaaaaaCCAtaacttaataagggtagaaatgttaaaatggtgaatttaacagaaaatgctacgacagttagatacgggataaactggatgctaccatgtgcaAGTATCTTACAAAAATGTTACCACTGGCATTTCATGAAATTTCAATGTTACCACGTAGAATTTCccttattttaatcatttatgtaTTACTATACTtagtaatatattatatatatttgtccCATTACtatacttaatatatatatatatatatatatatatatatatatatatatatatatatatatatatattatatatatatatatatatatatatatatatatatatatatatatatatatatatatatatatatatactctaaatgtttaACATTATATTCGTAAGCACGTTATGAAAGTGGGTAGTGGACAGAAGAGGGCGGGGCAAAAATTAAAGTGGGTAAGAGTTATCAGAAATGTTGAAGAAGAaagaggagaaagaaaaaaatgaaagggAGGGAAAGTTATGGTAAAGGGTAGACAGGTTGTTACAAGATATGTGAAGCAAACTTATCTATGATTGGTGAAAGAAAATTAAGTTAAGCTTCAAATGGGTATTAATGGAGCTTCAAGGGCACAACGTTGGTGATATTGGGGGAGAAATAAAGAATATTATGCGccaagaagagaaagaaaatcgAGTAGGAAAGCTATTGTTGGAAAATAAGGGCTTCAAATATAGGTGTTAAGTGATTTTCAATTGGGTTGGGTTAGGCAAAAGATTGAATGCATGGATcatactactccctccgttgttttttgatcttccacattactataacaggtagtttcaaaagttcttccattttagaatactttctatttttaaaatgttttatcccacttttatcCCTTGAaacccccattttcttttaatgtaccccttttcttttatttataattattttctctcttatattttcaatacagtcattacttcacactactatttaattaaaataatacccactacaacctcatactttcaatacaatcattatttcacactactatttaattaaaataatacccactacaacccaaagattctatcttccttagtatgtgtgaaaaacccaaagtgaaagatcaaaaaagaacggagggagtattaattaaaaGAACTGAAATTCTATGTACCATACTCATAAAGATTTATCACATggaataatcaaattaattaatcattttattaaCTAAAAACACTGAAATTTCATGTGGCATACTCTTAAAGATTTGTCACATggaataatcaaattaattaattgctaTAGTTATTTActaaaagaatttgaaatttttatgcgGGATCCTCACAAAGATTTGCCACATGGAATAGCTAAATTGGTTATTTGCTACATCTATTGAACTAAATAGAAAATTGTCAGCAATTATTTCtggattatttttattttttgacaatgACCCATCACTATATTtttatctcatccatacatgataagctttttttaatttcttcaacacgaattattttctctctttatttattatcatatatcgatattttttaaaaaaacagtcAATTCAAAGGTAtgaaataacattttaaaaggAAGGAAAAAATGTACTCTCTTAGTCCCTTTTGTTTGCTCATTTTACTTTTGACATGCTTTCAAAACAAActttaagtcttaatatctttaagtaTGTATcataaaattgtaaaaactatattttaaaaacttttgcATCAAGACAAAGATAACAAAATTCCATATGAatgtattttatcttcaatatatatatttccaaaatcaattttaaatttatctcacctaaagtggaaaaaacttaatgtgaaaaaacttaaagtggataaacaaaAAGGAATGGAGTGAGCATCTATCATTAAATTGCAttgttatataattatattgattataaaattttaatgtgaaaatttcaacttgataacgATAATATATGATTATGTCAttgtttaaaaatcataatattattatatttaaatattaataaatttgtgCATTACACGAATTTTTATACTAGTTTTCTATGTTAATTATAAAAGTCATAAAACTAAGAAATACTATGTTATTTTATATAGAAGTATGTTATTTTCCAATTGAACCTTGATAGTAAAAATGTCATGTTTACTTTCATGTCAATAAAAAGTGtatataattagtaaaaaaaatctattatCTAAAACTAAAGAAATATTCTTTTGTTCAAAAATGCTTACAACGTTTGACTTTTCACGCAATTTTAATTCCAATGCATCGATTTgattcttaatatttctaattatttataattaaaaattataaaaatttaatattaataatctttgcgttGAGACGAAGCAAATAAGATTacgtttgactatattttaacttataaattaaaaactaattataaattaaaaatgacagataaataatataatatttataaactAGTATAAAAACCTCGTGCAATGCACAGATTTCTTAGTAtgaagatatatataaatataattttcaaagatACGTATTAATAAAcacattatatattaaatatatgaaataataattgttatatatatatatatatatatatatatatatatatatatatatatatatatatatattgtttatattattttatgcaacaaaaaatttttagctaattagttttataaaaatattcaaataaattattttttaaaatggtaaatttacgGTATATGACAAAATtcaatcaataatttattttatataggtcaatataagcaaaaataattcaatttatcttgtttttaaaatgataagttactcaatttaataaatttttgatatGGCTAAAATGACATGTTAGTTAACTTTATTTGTCATGTAAACCAACATCAACCAATAAAATTCTTCCCATCTAGTGGACTTTTATAAGGATGGACATGTaatgtttcaatattttaattaaattgtatatCACAATCTAAGTAATAATCATCAATTTATTCTGCTTTTAAAACTGCAAGttacttaatttaataaatttttgatagggctaaaaataaaatgttagttAATTATATGTGCCATATAAGCCCACATTAACCGATAAAAATTTTCCATCTAGCGGGActgttataataataacatgTGTAATTTTccgattttttaattaaattatatgattgCAATTATTTGATTACAAAACAAAATTCTAAAAACATAaggtttcaaaaaaaaaagcatgaTATGATTATTCATTCCCCTAATAAAACAGGCAACAGTGAAGTATTCAAAGAGAAAATGAAAGGATACTCTGCTTTTAGCACAGTGAAACACACAAACCCCTCCTCTACTTAAACCCTGTTGCATTTTAATCTCCTGAATCCTGAAATCAAATCTTTACTTTCTTTACTCACTTACCTTTCTCATCAAATGAGCTCATGGATTCTGTCTTTAAATCAACTCTGTAAAGTAAGTTAACTACTTTTTCCCAATCATAAATGTTAAATGTTAAAGGAAGTAACTTAATCCAAAGTTCAAGCTGATGGTTGAGCTTGAGGCCCTataatatgttattatattttaacaagTGTCCTTATGAGAGCCTATTGGGCTTAAaatgtggatgcgcataggtactgaatattctactttaaatgagggTGAATATTCCACTAATAAGGAGGGTGGTTAAAATTCCAGTAACCTCCTATCATGTTGGCTTTtgatatcatattaaaaaattaattcaactaaaaacttaagctaatgATTGAGGCCCAAGATAtgatatatactctaacaataaatgaaataaagaataaaagaaaaaccCATCAGCCATGAACAGAAATTTGATCAGAAAATGAATGAAACCAGCTATAATTATTGATCATCATGATTGTAGTACTGAAGCAGAAAAATTAAGGGTTATTAGGATAAAAGAGTGATCAATGTTAAGATGGGTCCCACATAGCCTGCACCAGAAATGAGTGGCACTGCACCAAGTTACTGctgttttcctttttcttctctCTTTTCATACAATAACTCACTGATTTTTCCTTCGTTTTGCTCTTGTATTATGTGTGTGTGGTTCATCCTCTCTTTATCCTGATTAGAGGGTCCATTGGCTGCTTcaccctttatttttttttactatacaACTATGCTTTATGacactatatatacatattccTTCTTTTGATTAGGTTCTCTGAAATGGGTTTCCTTTATTTTGGACTTACACTTGTGTTTTTTTACTTTCAATAGTAATACTACAGTATTTtctgtgaatttcatttattttcttcACATTTTTCCTAATGGCTTTTAACATTTTGGAGTTTTGCTATTCTTTCTCTTGGGTTGTTGTGGGTTCTTCAAAAGAGACTAAGATAGTATAAAGGGTGTCCTTT
This Amaranthus tricolor cultivar Red isolate AtriRed21 chromosome 13, ASM2621246v1, whole genome shotgun sequence DNA region includes the following protein-coding sequences:
- the LOC130797708 gene encoding histone deacetylase 2; the encoded protein is MSTPSPSSSEDVRRTRILSSKLYFDVPPSKVPLIYSSAYNIAFLGMEKLHPFDSSKWGRICQFLVSAGILDKRCIVEPEEASREDLLVVHSEKYLDSLKSSMTVAKIVEVPPVAMLPNCIIQRKVLDPFRKQVGGSVLASKLAKERGWAINVGGGFHHCSAEKGSGFCAFADISLSIHFAFVRLNISRVMIIDLDAHQGNGHELDFAKDRRVYILDMFNSEVYPLDFNARRHIHQKVELLSGTTTDVYLKKLDEALEVAGRMFNPELIVYNAGTDVLDGDPLGCLRISPDGIIKRDEKVFTFARSKGVPILMLTSGGYMKSSARVIADSIINLSTKCLIEMQGEQNTS